GCATCCGGGTGCTGCCCACGGATCTCTATATCGCCGGGGCGGCGCTAACCGCCCTGGCCGCGGTGTTCGCCATGCTTCACTTCACGGCGCTGGGCCGGCGCATGCGGGCGGTGGCCGACAACCCGGAGCTGGCGCGCGCCAGTGGCATCAGCGCGCGCCGGGTGATGATCACACTCTTTACCATCGTGGGGTTGTTCTGCGGCTTGGGCGGCTTCCTGCTGGGGATGAAGGCCGTGGTCATTCCCGAGCTGGGATGGGAGCTGCTGCTGCCGATATTTGCCTCCGTGATCCTCGGCGGCATCGGCAGCCCTCTCGGCGCGGTCTGTGGCATGATCCTGTTCGGGATCTCGCAAGAGGTCGCGTCGCTCTACGTGGGCTCTTCCTACAAGATCGTGCTGGCCTTCCTGGTCATCCTTTGTGTGCTGCTGGTGCGGCCGCAAGGCATGTTCGGCACCATCCGCGCGGTACGGTGACCCCATGGAATTCTATCTCGTCGCCATATCGATCAGCATTCTGATCTACATGCTGATGGCCAGCGGGTTGGCCTTGCAATATGGCTTCACCGGGCTGATCAATTTCGGCTATGTCGGCTTCTTCGCGATCGGCGCCTACACGTCCGCGCTTCTGTCGCTGAAGGGCGTGCCGCTGCCCCTGTGCCTCATCGCCGCCACCGTCCTGCCGGCGCTCGCCGCTTACCCTTTGGGCAAGGTGACCCTGCGGCTTGGCGGCGACT
The sequence above is drawn from the Rhodoligotrophos defluvii genome and encodes:
- a CDS encoding branched-chain amino acid ABC transporter permease is translated as MEFVPIANAAINGAVVGLLLALPALAVTLVFGIARFPNAATGDYMTFGAYTAVAAQAALSAPLIVSAAAASLATALLALFFYGWVFRALASRSPVASLIVSIGIAFVVRSSITFFAGQSQYNIDAPLVRAWNFNGIRVLPTDLYIAGAALTALAAVFAMLHFTALGRRMRAVADNPELARASGISARRVMITLFTIVGLFCGLGGFLLGMKAVVIPELGWELLLPIFASVILGGIGSPLGAVCGMILFGISQEVASLYVGSSYKIVLAFLVILCVLLVRPQGMFGTIRAVR